From the genome of candidate division WOR-3 bacterium:
ACTGGTATCTTCGGCCATCACTTCGATATGAAGATTTTGATGCTGGCGAGTTTTATCATCATAGGCGGAGCATTGTTACTTTTTCCAATCCTGAACAGTTTTCTCGTTTTTGCACTGGTGTGTTTCGTTTGCGGGACAGCTATTTCACCCGTCTTCATTGGCCAGGATACCTTAATACACCATTATGCTGATGAACTGGTCCGTGGCAGGATTTTTTCGATAAGGGATTGGATACTCAACGGGTTATTCGCCATCGGCGCTGCGTTAGTAGGTTTCTTGTCTGCGGTTATTAACAAGGATTATCTTTTCGTGATATTTGGGATATGCGTTGCCTCTTTGGCAACGCTCGGTTGGTTGATATTAGCACGTGGTAAAAGCAATTCAGTTTCACAGAGTCACACCTAAGGTCCAGTTCTGTGGTACCTGGAACCACCCTGGGCAATTCGAGGGCTTCATACGTTCGATTCAGCGTGATTTCAGGGTGGTGCTGCCCGGCGATGAAGGAGACGGGTTGGTTATTACCTTTGATGATGGGGATATGAGCGTATATCACCATGCATTTCCGATTCTCAAACGGTGCGGTGTGAAGGCAGTTGTGTTTCTGATCGGCGAATATATAGGTAAGGACGATCTATGGGATATCACTTTGCTGGGTAAGAGAAGCGTTCACCTTGGATGGGATGAGATCTGTGAAATGAAGGAGTGGGGGATCGAATTCGGATCGCATACAATGAACCACCGTAATCTCACGACGCTCAATATGGATGAAATTTCTTATGAGCTGTCAGAATCGAAAAGGATTCTTGAGGACAGAATTGGACAAGTCCGATGTGTATCCTACCCATTCAATCGAGTGAATGACCAGATTGTCAGTCTTGCCAGGCAGGCCGGCTACCAATACGGGTTCGGCGGGTCAGGACAGAGTGACCTGCTCATAAAAAAAGAAGCAGTATATATAACTGATACTCCCTGGAGCTTAAATGTTAAAATACGCGAGCGTCCGCGACTACTATACCGTTACGATAGGGCTAAGCAGCAGGTCATAAACTACTTCACGATAGCCACGATGCTTGCGAAGAAACAGTCAAAGGGTTAGGGTTTAGATGCTGGATAAGGATCGGATGATGTTGGGCTGTTTGGAGAGGCGATACTGTTTCGTAATCGTGGTTCGTATGTCGTATTCGTATTATTTCCTGAGATGAAAGACGCTGCAGAAGTGCGTGTTCAGTATGGTGAATCGAGCATCAAGTTTCCAACGGGAATAACGATATTAGCGATATTAACGAGATTAACGTTGTGTTTTTGTATATGGGGCCAAGCCGGGTTCCGATTCGCCTTTCGATACCGTCGGCTGAGTGGCGATAGGTATTGATAGTTTTGATGGGTTATATACGTATAGCATAAAAGAGTGTGAATAAGGAAGGGAGGAATAATGGTTAGAAAAAGCATCGTCTGTGCATTGTTGCTGGTCGCCATGGTATGGGCTCAGAGTGCAGATTCTTTGATCGACCATGCGGTAGAATTGTACGAGACAAGGCATCTCGATGATACGAACCTGTCAAAGAGTGCTTCGATACTTGAAGGGATCGTTGAGAGTGATCCGAAGAATGTTCGAGCGCTTTATGAGCTATCGAAAGTCTGTTTCTTTCTTGGCGACGAGGCCGAGGAAAAGGACGCGAAACTGAAACTCTTCTACAAGGGCAGGGATTATGGTGAGAGTGCCATTGAACTCGATGAGGAATCGCCCGATGCGCATTTTTGGTATATGGTAAATGTTGGAAGAGTGGGACAAACAAAGGGCGTATTGAATTCACTCGTCTTGGTACCCACGGTGAGAGAGGAGATCAACACAGTATTGGAACTTGATCCAAAACATACCGGTGCTCTGGATGCGCAGGCAATGCTGTATTATGAGCTTCCTGGGCTTTTGGGTGGTAACCTCAACAAATCAATCGAGTCTCTTGATAAGGCCATTGCTCTTGATTCAAACTACACCTTGCTTTACGTCGATATGGCGAAAGTATATATCAAAAAGAAGAATTATGAAAAGGCTCGCTGGTACCTGGGTCGGGCAGTCGAAATAGAAACTCCAACCTATGAAGCCGATCACGTCCTCGATGACAAACCGGAGGCGATAGAGTTGCTGGAGGAGATCAAAGACAAGTAGTAACCGATAACTGATAACAGATATCTGATGACAGATAACCGCTGACAGAAGTCCGGCGTTCATAGTCACAAAGGAAAACAAAGCGTAAATGGAAAAGATGGTCGATACACTGGTCATGCTGTTCCGGCTTGACAAAGGCAACAGGTTCAAGAAGTACGGATACTTTGAGGGTTTTCTGAGCATTTTACTGAATGTTGTTCTATCTACTCTCAAGTTCGTTTTTGGCACGTTACTGAATAGTGTTTCGTTGATCGCCGACGCACTTCACTCGCTTTCTGATGTCATCACATCGGTGATAGTGGTGTTCGGTTTTAAGATTTCGGCAAAGCCGCCAGATGAGGAACATCCGTTCGGGCACGGAAGGGCGGAACGTATTGTTTCGATAGTTATTGCTTGTTTGCTCATCGTGGTGGGTTTTGAATTCTTCATGAGCGGTTTTGAACGATTCAGGAATCCGATTCCCATCAGGTCAGATGCTCTGGTGATCGCGATGCTTGTGGGGTCGATATTCATTAAGGAATTCCTTTACCAGATATCTTTACGTCTGGGGCGTAGGATCAATTCCGCCAGCCTTAAAGCAGATGCCTTTCATCACCGAACCGACGCGATTTCAACGGTTCTCGTCTTGATTGGGTTTGTATGTTTTCGCTTTGGGCTGTTCAGTCTTGATGGCTTAATGGGTATGGCGGTTGCTCTGATAATTGTATATGCCGGTGTCTCCATCATCATAGAATCGGGTAATTTCTTAATCGGCCAGGCGCCGTCTTCGTTTTTGGTCGATAGGATCAAGGACACGGCAGCGCAATGCGACGGGGTAAACGATGTGCATCATATCCATGTCCATGATTATGGAGGTCAACTTGAGGTTACCATACATGTAAGATTGAAAAGCAATATTCTTCTGGACGATGCGCATCTGAAAGCGTCAGAGGTTGAGGAGGCGATCAGGCGCTGTGTGCCGGGTGCCGAAGTTACCGTGCACCTTGAACCCTACAATGAAGGCAGAAGAAATTCGTAAGGCACACGACGGTTTCACAATAAGAAAATTCCGTATGGCAGACTACGATTCATTATTGGAACTGTGGGACAATGCTGGATTACCTCATAAGCCTAAAGGTCGCGATACTAGGGAGAACATATCGCGGGAGATCAATCATCCTAATGCGGTGTTTCTCGTGGCTGAGAAGGACGGTTGTCTGATCGGTTCTGCGTTCGGCACGCACGACGGGAGAAAGGGTTGGATAAACCGGGTTGCTGTTCTTCCTGCACACCGGAGGCAGGGCATCGCAGCCGATTTAGTTGAAGAAATAGAAAAGCACATCACGAGAATGGGGATCGGCATAATTGCCTGTCTTGTTGAAGAATGGAACAGAGATTCACTAAGTTTTTTCCAGAAGATGGGTTATGTTTGCCACAAAGACATATTCTATCTTACAAAGCGGGAGGTTGATTACATATGAAGAAAATAGGTATTATCGGGGGGTTGGGCCCGGAAGCAACAATAGACTACTATCGTACGATCATAAATGAATGCCGTGAGCAAACACAAGGCGACGTTCCGGAGATCATCCTCTACAGTTTGAACCTCAGGGACTTTCCAAGTATTGATAATGAAGATGCGGTCGTAAAATGGTTATTAGACGGTCTCAAAGCGCTGCACCGTGCTGGGGCACATTTTGCTATCATCTCTGCAAACACGCCGCATATTGTATTTGATAAGCTAAAGCCTCTGTCGCCGCTACCTTTGTTGAGCATTGTGGAAGAAACGTGGACGGCAGTCAGGGCATTGGGTGTTGGCAGGGTGGGGCTTTTTGGTACCAAGGTAACCATGAGTAGTGATTTTTACCAGCGGGTTTTCGAAAATTATGGTATCGCGCTAGTCGTACCATCAATAGAAGAACAGGACTATATTGATCATAAAATATCGTCAGAACTTATGTTTAACAACATATGTGAAGAAACGAGGAATGGCTTGCTTGGAATAGCAGAGCGGATGATCAGCGATGAAGATATAGAGGCACTAATTCTTGGATGCACCGAGTTACCGCTCATACTCACCCATGATGATTTGGGTATCCCGTTCCTTAACACAACGAGGATCCATGCACTCAGTGCCATCCGCTATTGTCTGACAGGTCTGTAGACCTTGTGCCATCCCTACGCAAATGGGTCGAGAATCAGGCACAATAAAGCCGACTTCTTGTTGCCGGCGAATATTGTAATCACATCCACCGATCTTGTGTGTGGTTATTGATGCTGCTAAACATATCGTACAGGTAAGGGAATTCAGGGTGACAACGCCAAGGACATGAAAGGCATACCAGCCTTGGTGTTTATAGCTCTGCTTGACATTTAGATGTTCTGGCATATAATTGCGCGATAACGTATGGAGCAGCCAAGAGTCTTGATCATCGACGATGAAAAAGCGATCTGTGAGGCTTGCTCGACCGTTCTGACCCAGGAGCACTATGACGTTCAGACCAGCCATGATGGTGAAACAGGACTGGAAAAAGTTGACGCCTTCAAACCGGATATCGTTTTTGTCGATTTAAAGATGCCGGGTATGAGCGGCATAGATGTTATCCGGGCAATAAAAGAGAAGAATCCTGACATAGTGCCTATCGTAATTACTGGTTATGCATCGATTGATTCGGCTGTCGAATCAATGAAGGCAGGTGCCTATGACTTTCTACCGAAACCTTTTACACCTGCACAGCTCAGAATTATTGCAGAAAGGGCACTGGATAAGCGACTGGCATCTCTTGAAGCTGAGCGCCTAAGATGTGAGAAAGAGAAGATGCGTCAGGGATTTATTTCGATGGTGTCGCATGAATTGCGTACACCGCTTGTTGCGGTTATTCAATACCTCGAGGTACTTAATAATAGTTTTGCCGGTAGCATTTCCGGTGATCAGGGTAAGATTATCGATCGGATGAAGGTACGTATGACTGAGTTGTTGAGGATGATCGACCGGTGGTTAAAACTTGCCCGGCTCGAGGAATTAAAGTTGAAAGAAGATTTCGCAGTCTTCGATATCGAGCCAGTGATTCTCGAAGCAATTGACCTTGTCAAGAATATCGCTGCTGAAAAAAATGTATCTGTAGAATACAATGCCTGCTCCTCTGAGGCTGCGATTAAGGGAGACCGTGATTTAATTAAGGAAGTTCTTGTGAATTTGATTGGCAATGGCGTAAAATACAACCACATCGGGGGAAAGGTGGACGTTTCGATCGGTGAGCAGGGTGTTCACTGGGTTATTAGTATTCGTGATACCGGTATTGGTATTCCTGCAGGTGAATTGCCTCATGTGATTGAGGAGTTTTACCGTGTCAAGAGAGAAGGGGTGGCGGCGGGTACCGGTATCGGTTTGTCAATTGTGAAGAAGATACTAGATATTCATGAAGGAAAGTTAGAAATTGCCAGTGTGCTGAATCAAGGAAGCACGTTCAGCGTTTTCTTACCTAAGATAGAACCGTCTATTAAAGGAGATCGATAATGAAGAATATAAGAATTCTAGTCATCGATAGTGATTTGGAATATGCCGAAAGCAACAGGAAGATTCTAGAAGCAGCGGGTTATGATGTCATTATCGCACAAACCGGCAAGCAGGGGCTGGAAGCTGCCCGTAAGGAAAATCCAGATCTGGTCATTCTTGATGCAATGCTGCCCGATATAAATGGCTTATCTGTCTGTCGTGAATTGAAGGAAAGTGTGAAGCATGAGGTTATGCCGGTTCTTGTTGTAACCGCACTCGGGACAACGGGCGAGAGTTACCTTGCTAACATGGCTAAAGAGCACAAGGCAGATGGATTCTTTGCGAAGCCTGTCGCTGCAAAGCAGCTGCTTTCCAAGATTGAAGAGCTGTTGAGCAAGACTACCCCTGTGCCGAAGGCACCGTCGGCCAAGGCGCGGATTCTGCTCGTTGATGACGACCCCGATTTTCTCGAAGCCACTCGTCATATACTGGTCGCGAATCGGTACGAAGTCATAACGGCCAAGGATGGGGAGGAGGGTGTTGCTAAGGCCAAATACGAGAGGCCGGATTTGATTGTGCTCGATGTCATAATGCCTGGAAAGGATGGTTATTCTGTATGCTACGAATTAAGAAAAGTCGAACAGACACGACCGATACCCATCATCATGCTGACAGCGATTGGACAACAATTGTCCAAACCCGAGTATGCAATGGACATGGCCATTGACCACCTTGCCGACGATTATATCGATAAACCTGTAGATACGCAAACGCTCATTCGTAAGATCGAAAAGCATCTGAGATTCTACGGGCGATAATATGCCACTTGTTCCGAGATTCAAGTATGAGGTTGCCACCGAGCCGGGCGGTGAGAACATAAAGTTGTGTTTTGCTTGTGGCATATGCACAGCCAGTTGTCCGATCCGGGAGGTGGATAACCGGTATAATCCACGTAAAATAATCCGTATGGTCCTTTTGGGGATGAAAGATCGTATATTGAAAAGCGATTTTATTTGGTTATGCTCAAGCTGCTATGCTTGCAGCGAGCGGTGTCCTCAAGGCGTACGTTTTACTGAAGTGATGAACGCAATAAAGAACCTTGCGGTAAAGGCGGGTTTTGTTCATCCTGCCTATCTATTACAGGTAGGTATCATAAAGAAATTTGGGCGGCTCTACGAGATTGATTCGTTCGATAACAACAAAAGGACGTCCCTTGGCCTGCCGGTTGTTGCTAAGGCAAAGATGTTCACTGCCAAGATCAGCGCCTTGACCGGTCTTGATGATATCCTTAACAAGATAAAGGGCCATGCTGCATAAGGCGCGCTTTCCAATTTTCCGGCACCTTGCCGTCATGTCTGACACATATGACGTGGGATTTTCCATCTGCCATGTACTAGAAGGAGTGTCCAGTCCATGAGATATGCAATTTTTCCCGGTTGCACTGTACTTGGTAGGGGAAGGAACTACGAGATGGCAGCACGGCAGGTTGGAAAATTGATTGGCATTGAATTCGTTGATCTGGACGACTTCGAATGCTGCGGGTTTCCGGTTAAGTCAATACACCACGACACATTTGTTCTCATGGCGGCCCATAATATACTTGCTGCTGAAGAACAAAGCTTAAACATATGTACGTTGTGCAGTGCGTGCACGGGTTCGCTCACTGAAGTGAACAAGTATCTGGGCGAACACTTCGATGAGAAGGCAAAGGTCGTGGCAACGCTTAGGAAGCAAGGCTTTGATTTTCATTTCAGCAAATCCATCGAGGTTAAACATTTTGCCAAGATACTCTATGAGAAATTTGACCTGGATAACATAGGAAAAATGATAACGAGGAAGTTATTGGGGCTGAGAATTGCGGTGCATTATGGTTGTCACTACTTGAAACCGGTCGATATCTATGATGGTGCCGAAGACCCAGAGAACCCTCATTCAATTGATGACCTCGTACGACTGACCGGAGCAGAATCTGTTGCTTACAGTGAGAAGACAAAATGCTGTGGCGCCGGAGTTTTGGCGATAAGTGAAGAATTAGCGTACACCATGGCCAGGAGTAAACTTCTGGAATTATCGCAAAATTCCGTTGATGCCTTGGTAGTGGTGTGTCCATTTTGTAGTATAATGTTTGACGATAATCAGAGGAAGATCGAACAGAAATTTCAGGAGCAATACAACATGCCCGTCTTGTATTATCCGCAGTTATTGGGGATAGCTTTAGGAATTGATGAAAAAGCGCTGGGTTTACGCATGAACCGCGTTTCAACAAAGAAGCTTATGGAAAAAATTTCTTATGTCTGATACAAGCAGGAATAGCGAAGTTGTCGGCTCGGCCATGGTTGTTGGCAGCGGTATCAGCGGTATCCAGGC
Proteins encoded in this window:
- a CDS encoding amino acid racemase; this encodes MKKIGIIGGLGPEATIDYYRTIINECREQTQGDVPEIILYSLNLRDFPSIDNEDAVVKWLLDGLKALHRAGAHFAIISANTPHIVFDKLKPLSPLPLLSIVEETWTAVRALGVGRVGLFGTKVTMSSDFYQRVFENYGIALVVPSIEEQDYIDHKISSELMFNNICEETRNGLLGIAERMISDEDIEALILGCTELPLILTHDDLGIPFLNTTRIHALSAIRYCLTGL
- a CDS encoding GNAT family N-acetyltransferase, which produces MKAEEIRKAHDGFTIRKFRMADYDSLLELWDNAGLPHKPKGRDTRENISREINHPNAVFLVAEKDGCLIGSAFGTHDGRKGWINRVAVLPAHRRQGIAADLVEEIEKHITRMGIGIIACLVEEWNRDSLSFFQKMGYVCHKDIFYLTKREVDYI
- a CDS encoding cation diffusion facilitator family transporter produces the protein MEKMVDTLVMLFRLDKGNRFKKYGYFEGFLSILLNVVLSTLKFVFGTLLNSVSLIADALHSLSDVITSVIVVFGFKISAKPPDEEHPFGHGRAERIVSIVIACLLIVVGFEFFMSGFERFRNPIPIRSDALVIAMLVGSIFIKEFLYQISLRLGRRINSASLKADAFHHRTDAISTVLVLIGFVCFRFGLFSLDGLMGMAVALIIVYAGVSIIIESGNFLIGQAPSSFLVDRIKDTAAQCDGVNDVHHIHVHDYGGQLEVTIHVRLKSNILLDDAHLKASEVEEAIRRCVPGAEVTVHLEPYNEGRRNS
- a CDS encoding response regulator; translation: MKNIRILVIDSDLEYAESNRKILEAAGYDVIIAQTGKQGLEAARKENPDLVILDAMLPDINGLSVCRELKESVKHEVMPVLVVTALGTTGESYLANMAKEHKADGFFAKPVAAKQLLSKIEELLSKTTPVPKAPSAKARILLVDDDPDFLEATRHILVANRYEVITAKDGEEGVAKAKYERPDLIVLDVIMPGKDGYSVCYELRKVEQTRPIPIIMLTAIGQQLSKPEYAMDMAIDHLADDYIDKPVDTQTLIRKIEKHLRFYGR
- a CDS encoding 4Fe-4S dicluster domain-containing protein, encoding MPLVPRFKYEVATEPGGENIKLCFACGICTASCPIREVDNRYNPRKIIRMVLLGMKDRILKSDFIWLCSSCYACSERCPQGVRFTEVMNAIKNLAVKAGFVHPAYLLQVGIIKKFGRLYEIDSFDNNKRTSLGLPVVAKAKMFTAKISALTGLDDILNKIKGHAA
- a CDS encoding polysaccharide deacetylase family protein, giving the protein MVKAIQFHRVTPKVQFCGTWNHPGQFEGFIRSIQRDFRVVLPGDEGDGLVITFDDGDMSVYHHAFPILKRCGVKAVVFLIGEYIGKDDLWDITLLGKRSVHLGWDEICEMKEWGIEFGSHTMNHRNLTTLNMDEISYELSESKRILEDRIGQVRCVSYPFNRVNDQIVSLARQAGYQYGFGGSGQSDLLIKKEAVYITDTPWSLNVKIRERPRLLYRYDRAKQQVINYFTIATMLAKKQSKG
- a CDS encoding response regulator: MEQPRVLIIDDEKAICEACSTVLTQEHYDVQTSHDGETGLEKVDAFKPDIVFVDLKMPGMSGIDVIRAIKEKNPDIVPIVITGYASIDSAVESMKAGAYDFLPKPFTPAQLRIIAERALDKRLASLEAERLRCEKEKMRQGFISMVSHELRTPLVAVIQYLEVLNNSFAGSISGDQGKIIDRMKVRMTELLRMIDRWLKLARLEELKLKEDFAVFDIEPVILEAIDLVKNIAAEKNVSVEYNACSSEAAIKGDRDLIKEVLVNLIGNGVKYNHIGGKVDVSIGEQGVHWVISIRDTGIGIPAGELPHVIEEFYRVKREGVAAGTGIGLSIVKKILDIHEGKLEIASVLNQGSTFSVFLPKIEPSIKGDR
- a CDS encoding CoB--CoM heterodisulfide reductase iron-sulfur subunit B family protein; this translates as MRYAIFPGCTVLGRGRNYEMAARQVGKLIGIEFVDLDDFECCGFPVKSIHHDTFVLMAAHNILAAEEQSLNICTLCSACTGSLTEVNKYLGEHFDEKAKVVATLRKQGFDFHFSKSIEVKHFAKILYEKFDLDNIGKMITRKLLGLRIAVHYGCHYLKPVDIYDGAEDPENPHSIDDLVRLTGAESVAYSEKTKCCGAGVLAISEELAYTMARSKLLELSQNSVDALVVVCPFCSIMFDDNQRKIEQKFQEQYNMPVLYYPQLLGIALGIDEKALGLRMNRVSTKKLMEKISYV